In Marinicauda algicola, one DNA window encodes the following:
- a CDS encoding glycosyltransferase family 2 protein, protein MPSRPKIAVIIIAYNSRAQIGACLTALRVQTRAPAEIILVENGSAPDKRVDPDDLGPDITYIDSPDNLGFAGANNLAARRARSPWIALLNPDAFAEPDWIEALEAAIARYPTDRVFGSLQYSADDPGKLDGAGDVYHAIGFPWRGGYGAPVEDAPQADATVFSACGAAMLIERDLFLALGGFDEAFFCYCEDVDLGYKARLAGERVIQLAGARVRHVGSASSEGSWHFAFHHGVRNRLWTYLQNTPLALLLLTAPLHAAATGVQLLSAVRRGRGRAFLAALNDGLSDWNRVMAVRRERQRARVASTLRIASAMSWSPVVLVRGAMDLRRLPIDLASGAPDEAV, encoded by the coding sequence ATGCCATCGCGTCCGAAAATCGCGGTCATCATCATCGCCTACAACAGCCGGGCCCAGATCGGGGCTTGCCTGACTGCGCTGAGGGTGCAGACGCGCGCACCGGCCGAGATCATCCTGGTCGAGAACGGCTCGGCGCCGGACAAGCGGGTGGACCCGGACGATCTCGGCCCGGACATCACCTATATCGACAGCCCGGACAATCTCGGCTTCGCCGGCGCGAACAACCTGGCGGCCCGCCGCGCGCGCTCGCCCTGGATTGCCTTGCTCAATCCCGACGCCTTTGCGGAGCCGGACTGGATCGAGGCGCTCGAGGCCGCGATCGCGCGCTATCCGACAGATCGCGTCTTCGGCTCGCTGCAGTACAGCGCGGACGATCCCGGCAAGCTCGACGGGGCGGGCGATGTCTATCACGCGATCGGATTTCCCTGGCGCGGCGGTTACGGCGCGCCAGTTGAGGACGCACCGCAGGCCGACGCCACCGTGTTCTCCGCATGCGGAGCCGCGATGCTGATCGAGCGCGATCTATTTCTCGCGCTGGGCGGGTTCGACGAGGCCTTTTTCTGCTACTGCGAGGATGTCGATCTCGGCTACAAGGCGCGCCTGGCGGGCGAACGCGTGATCCAGCTCGCCGGCGCGCGCGTGCGCCATGTCGGCTCGGCCTCGAGTGAGGGCAGCTGGCACTTCGCCTTCCATCACGGTGTTCGCAACCGGCTGTGGACCTATCTGCAGAATACCCCGCTTGCCCTCCTGCTGCTGACCGCGCCGCTTCATGCGGCCGCGACGGGGGTCCAGCTGCTCAGCGCCGTGCGCCGCGGTCGGGGACGGGCGTTCCTGGCCGCGCTGAATGACGGCCTGTCGGACTGGAACCGGGTGATGGCCGTCAGGCGCGAGCGCCAGCGCGCCCGCGTCGCGAGCACGCTGCGCATCGCCTCGGCCATGAGCTGGAGCCCGGTCGTGCTGGTGCGCGGGGCCATGGATCTGCGCCGGCTTCCCATTGACCTGGCCAGCGGCGCGCCGGATGAAGCAGTCTGA
- the cysD gene encoding sulfate adenylyltransferase subunit CysD: MTEVQSTIRAYAERFKTPPGRSRPLSAHLRELEAESIFIMREVAAEFQRPVMLYSIGKDSAVMLHLALKAFYPSRPPFPLQHVDTTWKFRDMIAYRDALAKELGLELRVEINQDGLARGINPFDSGSSLHTQVMKTEALRNAMNTHRYDAAFGGARRDEEKSRAKERIFSFRDAHHGWDPRNQRPELWRTYNTRIKPGESIRVFPLSNWTELDIWQYILEEDIPIVPLYFAAQRPTVERGGQLFMVDDERYRLQPGEVPQPRMIRFRTLGCYPLTAAIESSATTLEDIVMEMLTARTSERSGRLIDHDESGSMEKKKREGYF, translated from the coding sequence ATGACCGAAGTCCAATCCACGATCCGCGCCTATGCGGAGCGGTTCAAGACTCCGCCGGGCCGTTCACGCCCGCTTTCCGCCCATCTGCGCGAACTCGAAGCGGAATCCATCTTCATCATGCGCGAGGTCGCGGCCGAGTTTCAGCGTCCGGTGATGCTCTACTCGATCGGCAAGGATTCCGCCGTGATGCTGCATCTCGCGCTGAAAGCCTTCTATCCCTCGCGCCCGCCCTTCCCGCTGCAGCATGTCGACACCACCTGGAAGTTCCGCGACATGATCGCCTATCGCGATGCGCTCGCGAAGGAGCTCGGCCTCGAGCTGCGCGTCGAGATCAATCAGGACGGGCTGGCGCGCGGCATCAATCCGTTCGATTCCGGCTCCAGCCTGCACACCCAGGTGATGAAGACCGAGGCGCTGCGCAATGCGATGAACACGCACCGCTACGATGCCGCGTTCGGCGGGGCGCGCCGCGACGAGGAGAAGTCGCGCGCCAAGGAGCGGATATTCTCCTTCCGCGACGCCCATCACGGCTGGGACCCGCGCAACCAGCGCCCGGAGCTGTGGCGCACCTACAATACGCGCATCAAGCCTGGCGAGAGCATCCGGGTCTTCCCGCTGTCGAACTGGACCGAACTCGACATCTGGCAGTACATCCTGGAAGAGGACATCCCGATCGTGCCGCTCTATTTCGCGGCGCAGCGGCCGACGGTGGAACGCGGCGGGCAGCTCTTCATGGTCGATGACGAGCGCTACCGGCTCCAGCCCGGCGAGGTGCCGCAGCCCCGCATGATCCGGTTCCGCACACTCGGCTGCTATCCGCTGACCGCGGCGATCGAGTCCTCGGCCACGACGCTGGAGGATATCGTCATGGAGATGCTTACCGCCCGCACCTCGGAACGCTCGGGCCGGCTGATCGACCACGACGAGTCCGGGTCGATGGAGAAGAAGAAGCGCGAGGGGTATTTCTGA
- a CDS encoding glycosyltransferase family 2 protein, producing the protein MTTHLKAPHVPACEPDVHAAEIAVIVPVYKGEAFVTELCSRLHRTLSDLTADYQIVLVDDRSPDGSWPLIEQEAAKDARVLGVRLSRNFGQHPAISAGIAHARAKWYVVMDCDLQDPPEAIADLYAHAVETETDCVIAERESSGLGAGRNIGSAIFNAILRWASGLNVSNKYGNFRIISARVAFAFRQYPEQLRLFPAIMSQVGFDTRYLILPRQQRAVGKSSYNLAKLGRLALETIVAYSEKPLWWMIGLGLVVCALSFLFGLSVVVNALLNGTAVPGYATLASLLAFLGGIQIFLVSLVGLYVGRALAEAKRRPIFIVDILATGREGGRTTRDRKRRFRMAETNDKSGFDG; encoded by the coding sequence ATGACGACACACCTGAAAGCGCCGCATGTGCCCGCCTGCGAGCCGGACGTCCATGCGGCCGAAATCGCCGTTATTGTTCCGGTCTACAAGGGCGAGGCGTTCGTGACCGAACTCTGTTCGCGTCTGCATCGCACATTGTCGGACCTGACCGCCGATTATCAGATCGTGTTGGTCGACGACCGCAGCCCCGACGGCAGCTGGCCACTGATCGAACAGGAGGCGGCCAAGGATGCTCGCGTCCTCGGCGTGCGCCTGAGCCGCAATTTCGGTCAGCATCCGGCCATCTCGGCCGGCATCGCCCATGCCCGGGCGAAATGGTATGTGGTGATGGATTGCGACCTTCAGGATCCGCCCGAAGCGATCGCAGATCTTTATGCTCACGCAGTGGAGACGGAGACAGATTGCGTCATCGCGGAACGCGAAAGCTCCGGCCTCGGTGCGGGCAGAAACATTGGATCGGCGATCTTCAACGCGATCCTCCGATGGGCGTCGGGCCTCAATGTCTCGAACAAGTACGGCAACTTTCGCATCATCTCGGCCCGGGTCGCTTTTGCATTCCGGCAATATCCCGAACAATTGCGCCTGTTCCCCGCCATCATGAGCCAGGTCGGTTTCGACACCCGCTATCTGATCTTGCCCAGGCAGCAGCGTGCCGTCGGGAAATCCTCCTACAATCTTGCGAAACTCGGTCGTCTCGCGCTCGAGACCATCGTCGCCTATTCGGAAAAGCCGCTCTGGTGGATGATCGGGCTGGGCCTTGTCGTGTGCGCGCTCAGCTTCCTGTTCGGTCTGAGCGTCGTCGTGAACGCGCTCCTCAACGGAACGGCCGTTCCCGGATACGCCACCCTGGCAAGCCTGCTCGCCTTCCTCGGGGGCATCCAGATCTTCCTGGTCAGCCTGGTCGGCCTCTATGTCGGGCGTGCACTCGCCGAGGCAAAACGCCGTCCGATCTTCATCGTCGACATCTTGGCCACTGGGCGGGAGGGGGGGCGAACGACGCGCGACCGGAAACGACGCTTTAGAATGGCAGAAACAAATGATAAGAGCGGCTTTGACGGTTGA
- a CDS encoding DegT/DnrJ/EryC1/StrS family aminotransferase, translating into MLDMIPFIDLAAQRARIKDDLDARIARVLEEGRYILGPEVSELEQRLRDFGRAPHAIACANGTDAILLPLLAWGVKPGHAVFVPSFTFASTAEVVALIGASPVFVDIDPDTYCMDPASLDAAIEHVRAQGELEPAAVIAVDLFGQPADYVAISTVARRHGLRLIADSAQGFGCTLHGEHPIQWADATTISFYPAKPLGCYGDGGAILVRDDATHALIKSLHIHGEGADRYEYARIGLNSRLDTIQAAILLAKMEVFEDEIDKRNEAADRYADGFAGIVKPHTVIEGGRSVWAQYTIEVESRDAFRKALADQGVPTAVYYPRPLHMQPPYARFPKAPGGLPVTEAAAERVVSLPMDGYLGGERQQRVIDAVRATLG; encoded by the coding sequence ATGCTGGACATGATCCCCTTCATCGACCTCGCCGCCCAGCGCGCGCGCATCAAGGACGATCTCGATGCCCGCATCGCCAGGGTCCTGGAAGAAGGACGCTATATCCTCGGCCCGGAGGTGAGCGAACTCGAACAGCGTCTGCGCGATTTCGGCCGCGCGCCCCATGCGATCGCCTGCGCGAACGGGACTGATGCGATCCTGCTGCCGCTGCTGGCCTGGGGCGTGAAGCCCGGCCACGCGGTGTTCGTGCCGAGCTTCACCTTCGCCTCGACCGCCGAGGTCGTCGCCCTGATCGGCGCCTCCCCGGTCTTCGTCGATATCGACCCGGACACCTACTGCATGGATCCCGCTTCTCTGGACGCGGCGATCGAGCATGTGCGCGCGCAGGGCGAACTCGAACCCGCCGCGGTCATCGCCGTCGACCTGTTCGGCCAGCCGGCGGACTATGTCGCGATCTCGACCGTCGCGCGCCGCCACGGGCTGCGACTGATCGCCGATTCCGCGCAGGGCTTCGGCTGCACCCTGCACGGCGAGCACCCCATTCAGTGGGCGGACGCGACCACGATCAGCTTCTATCCGGCCAAGCCGCTCGGCTGTTACGGCGATGGCGGCGCGATCCTCGTACGCGACGATGCCACTCATGCGCTCATCAAGTCGCTGCACATCCACGGCGAGGGGGCGGACCGCTACGAATATGCCCGCATCGGGCTCAACTCCCGGCTCGACACGATCCAGGCGGCCATCCTGCTTGCGAAGATGGAGGTCTTCGAGGACGAGATCGACAAGCGCAATGAGGCGGCCGACCGGTATGCGGACGGCTTTGCCGGGATCGTGAAGCCGCACACGGTGATCGAGGGCGGGCGTTCGGTCTGGGCGCAGTACACGATCGAGGTTGAAAGCCGCGACGCCTTCCGCAAGGCGCTCGCCGACCAGGGCGTGCCCACCGCCGTCTACTATCCGCGCCCTCTCCACATGCAGCCGCCCTATGCGCGTTTCCCGAAGGCTCCGGGCGGCCTGCCGGTGACCGAAGCCGCCGCGGAGCGCGTGGTGTCCCTGCCCATGGACGGCTATCTCGGCGGCGAGCGCCAGCAGCGCGTCATCGACGCGGTGCGCGCCACGCTCGGCTAG
- a CDS encoding glycosyltransferase family 2 protein, which produces MAEPDVRLSVLIVCYRSRETIGRVSSALAAQTVRRAEILVLENGSPDGERVSADQLPEGARLIESETNLGFAPGNNRLARESTGDWLVLLNPDAFPEPDWLEQMLAATTRWPDAAMFGCTQRAYGAPGVLDGAGDVYHASGLPYRAGYGREMEPPPEGETFAACGAAMLIRRDLFEDLGGFDEDYFCYVEDVDLAFRARLLGHRAVQVRDAVVEHIGYGSSGRRSEFAAYHGARNRLWTFFKNMPWPLLILLAPVHLLATFALWLSAIRHGQFMLFGRAMRDGFAAWPRLMEKRREIQARRRTGMLAVARMMAWNPLRLFTRSPHIRHPR; this is translated from the coding sequence GTGGCCGAGCCCGATGTCCGGCTGTCGGTCCTGATCGTCTGCTATCGCAGCCGCGAGACGATCGGGCGTGTCAGTTCAGCGCTCGCGGCCCAGACGGTGCGGCGGGCCGAGATTCTGGTCCTCGAGAACGGCTCGCCGGACGGAGAGCGCGTCAGCGCCGATCAGCTGCCCGAAGGCGCGCGCCTGATCGAGAGCGAGACCAATCTCGGCTTTGCGCCGGGAAACAACCGGCTCGCGCGCGAGTCGACCGGCGACTGGCTCGTCCTGCTCAATCCCGATGCCTTTCCCGAGCCGGACTGGCTGGAGCAAATGCTCGCCGCGACGACCCGCTGGCCGGACGCGGCGATGTTCGGCTGCACCCAGCGCGCCTATGGCGCTCCGGGCGTGCTCGACGGGGCGGGGGATGTCTATCATGCGAGCGGCCTGCCCTACCGGGCGGGTTACGGGCGCGAGATGGAGCCGCCGCCCGAAGGCGAGACCTTCGCGGCCTGCGGGGCTGCAATGTTGATCCGTCGCGATCTCTTCGAGGACCTCGGCGGGTTCGACGAGGACTATTTCTGTTACGTCGAGGACGTCGATCTCGCCTTCCGCGCACGCCTCCTCGGTCATAGGGCGGTCCAGGTGCGCGACGCCGTCGTCGAGCACATCGGCTACGGGTCATCCGGGCGTCGATCGGAGTTCGCGGCCTATCACGGTGCCCGCAACAGGCTGTGGACCTTCTTCAAGAACATGCCCTGGCCGCTGCTGATCCTCCTCGCGCCGGTGCACCTGCTTGCCACGTTCGCCCTGTGGCTCTCGGCGATCCGCCACGGACAGTTCATGCTGTTCGGCCGGGCGATGCGCGACGGTTTCGCTGCATGGCCGCGGCTGATGGAGAAGCGGCGCGAGATCCAGGCCCGGCGCCGGACCGGGATGCTCGCCGTCGCGCGGATGATGGCCTGGAATCCGTTGCGTCTGTTCACGCGCTCCCCGCACATCCGCCATCCGCGCTAG